A stretch of Candidatus Bipolaricaulota bacterium DNA encodes these proteins:
- a CDS encoding DUF1361 domain-containing protein, translating into MDISKRKVLIFSLAGLLSSLFLHERNLYSDAAFPISVRVTLLRFFIIAFPLLLGFLIAKQKKLNLPKIIFLILWTIFIPYTIYSISEIRHVAELCRLPENIFYTEMCLERAWSLIPTFIYAFGGVMIFVFSVVQVASSLYSKSIKKQLCILALCAYASFASVFGLYTRFNVWDGILHPVTAVKLAVDSFSLPWFISNFLIFTLFFMGIVFVVNKILRHAKEYIAE; encoded by the coding sequence ATGGATATTTCAAAAAGAAAAGTTTTAATTTTTTCTCTTGCGGGATTGCTTTCGTCTCTTTTTTTGCATGAGCGAAATTTATATTCGGACGCGGCCTTTCCCATCTCCGTTCGCGTCACCTTATTGCGTTTTTTTATTATCGCCTTCCCTTTATTGCTGGGCTTTCTGATTGCCAAACAAAAAAAACTTAATTTGCCCAAAATTATTTTTTTGATTTTATGGACAATATTCATCCCTTATACGATTTATTCAATATCGGAAATAAGGCATGTGGCGGAATTATGCAGATTGCCTGAAAATATTTTTTATACCGAGATGTGCCTTGAGCGAGCATGGTCGTTAATCCCCACTTTTATATATGCTTTTGGCGGAGTGATGATTTTCGTTTTTTCCGTTGTTCAAGTCGCTTCATCTCTTTACTCAAAATCAATCAAAAAACAGCTATGCATTCTTGCCCTGTGCGCTTACGCTTCATTCGCCAGCGTTTTCGGATTATATACCAGATTTAATGTTTGGGATGGAATACTCCATCCGGTCACGGCGGTGAAATTAGCCGTAGACTCTTTTTCTCTCCCCTGGTTTATATCAAATTTTCTTATTTTCACTTTGTTTTTCATGGGTATTGTTTTCGTGGTCAATAAAATTTTAAGACACGCGAAGGAATATATTGCTGAATAA
- a CDS encoding radical SAM protein encodes MRIEPNVSTIYENKFPQNFVNDVNGWAFSQNEMKDNFGKLLTLDIDFGSFCNLNCPHCFRKNNNVDFGKNKIIDYDNIVNIVKEGKKLGLKSVKFLGAGEPFQEKRFLEFLRELKKLDIIPLIFTKGHVIGDDNEVKKWYSQYGISTGEELVEELKKVNASILLGFNSFDTEIQDKMIGNIKGYTLKRNRALELLAKAGFNKHNPTKLCLAANPITNDNYEEIFEIYKWGRIRNMYVIVCPTMISGRCAKEFEWHKITPSPEELIELYVKIYKFNLEKGIITMKQLEDEGIAPYAGGHPCNQVACGMYVTLTGKVLRCPGDDRTLLGDIWSESLRDIWFKSENYERAGTFNCVCPPKFGKSIPCDLFTKVMTRLKKDND; translated from the coding sequence ATGAGAATAGAACCAAATGTTTCCACAATTTACGAAAATAAATTCCCTCAAAATTTTGTTAATGATGTTAACGGCTGGGCTTTTTCCCAAAATGAAATGAAAGATAATTTTGGAAAGCTTTTAACATTAGATATTGATTTTGGAAGTTTTTGTAATCTTAATTGCCCACATTGTTTTAGAAAAAACAATAATGTTGATTTTGGCAAAAACAAGATAATTGATTACGACAACATAGTGAATATTGTCAAAGAGGGCAAAAAATTAGGGTTGAAATCTGTTAAATTTCTCGGGGCCGGTGAACCTTTTCAAGAAAAAAGATTTTTGGAATTTTTGAGAGAACTAAAAAAATTGGATATTATCCCGCTTATTTTTACAAAAGGGCATGTTATTGGCGACGATAATGAGGTTAAAAAATGGTATTCTCAATATGGCATTTCCACCGGTGAAGAATTAGTTGAAGAATTGAAGAAAGTAAACGCCAGCATTTTATTGGGTTTTAATTCCTTTGATACAGAAATTCAAGATAAAATGATAGGTAATATCAAGGGTTATACTTTGAAAAGAAATCGCGCTTTAGAACTTTTAGCTAAGGCGGGTTTTAATAAACACAACCCAACAAAACTTTGTCTGGCCGCGAACCCGATCACCAATGATAATTACGAGGAAATTTTTGAAATATACAAATGGGGCAGAATTAGAAATATGTATGTTATTGTTTGTCCGACAATGATAAGCGGCAGGTGTGCCAAAGAATTTGAGTGGCATAAAATTACCCCCTCCCCAGAAGAATTGATTGAATTGTACGTAAAAATTTATAAATTCAATCTTGAAAAAGGTATAATTACAATGAAGCAGCTTGAGGATGAGGGCATTGCTCCTTATGCCGGCGGTCATCCATGCAATCAGGTCGCTTGCGGCATGTATGTGACATTAACAGGCAAGGTTTTGAGATGCCCGGGCGATGATAGAACTTTATTGGGTGATATTTGGAGCGAATCGTTGAGAGATATTTGGTTCAAGTCGGAAAATTATGAGAGAGCAGGAACATTTAATTGCGTTTGTCCGCCAAAGTTTGGGAAGTCCATCCCGTGTGATTTATTTACAAAAGTGATGACGCGATTAAAAAAGGACAATGATTAA
- the rny gene encoding ribonuclease Y — protein MLYIIIGVTAICLGFLSGYFIRKAIAANQARGAEAKAENMLKEAKTKQQEILYTAREKAIQIIDEAKKEENNRRKELKELQNRLETRENLFDKKLLDLEAQTTKLQDKAKEIDAAKEKIKKIQADQIEKLEKIANMNKEQAQKVLLANVEREVSDALSSRIKKLDEEASLELDRQAKKMLANVIQRCAASQAVEITTSTVSLPSDEMKGRIIGREGRNIRTFEQLTGVEIVVDDTPEVITVSSFSPIRREVAKRALEKLIIDGRIHPAKIEEGIAEAKRELALEIKKAGEEACYQVGIAGLDPKLVQIIGRLKYRTSYGQNVLQHSMEVAHLSSLLAEQLGADVTVAKKAGFLHDIGKAVDHEIQGTHPEIGRDIAKKFNLPEEIIIPILTHHEDKPTTLEAIIVKAADAISGARPGARKDTYENYLQRLEELENIATKLEGVEKAYAIQAGREIRVFVQPEVINDIDAHKIAQQIAKNIEDELKYPGEIKVTVIRENRVIEYAR, from the coding sequence ATGCTTTATATTATTATCGGTGTAACCGCTATCTGCCTTGGCTTTTTGAGCGGTTATTTTATTAGAAAGGCCATTGCCGCCAATCAAGCCAGGGGCGCGGAAGCAAAGGCCGAAAACATGCTCAAAGAGGCCAAGACCAAGCAACAAGAAATCTTGTACACGGCCAGGGAAAAGGCCATTCAAATCATCGACGAAGCCAAAAAAGAAGAAAACAACCGCAGAAAAGAATTGAAAGAACTGCAAAACAGATTGGAAACCAGGGAAAATTTGTTCGACAAAAAACTTTTGGACCTGGAAGCCCAAACCACCAAATTGCAGGACAAGGCCAAAGAAATCGACGCGGCCAAAGAAAAAATTAAAAAAATCCAGGCCGATCAAATCGAAAAACTCGAAAAGATCGCCAACATGAACAAAGAGCAGGCGCAAAAAGTTCTGCTCGCCAATGTGGAAAGAGAAGTCAGCGACGCTCTGTCCAGCCGCATTAAAAAACTGGACGAGGAAGCCTCGCTGGAATTGGATCGCCAAGCAAAAAAGATGCTGGCCAATGTGATTCAGCGTTGCGCCGCCAGTCAAGCCGTGGAAATCACCACGTCAACGGTCTCTCTGCCTTCTGACGAAATGAAAGGCAGAATCATCGGCCGAGAAGGCAGAAACATCAGAACCTTCGAGCAATTGACCGGCGTGGAAATCGTGGTTGATGACACGCCCGAAGTGATCACCGTTTCGTCTTTCAGTCCGATCAGACGCGAGGTGGCGAAGCGAGCTCTGGAAAAACTGATCATTGATGGACGCATTCATCCGGCGAAAATCGAAGAAGGCATTGCAGAAGCCAAAAGAGAATTGGCGCTGGAAATAAAAAAAGCGGGCGAAGAAGCTTGCTATCAAGTTGGCATTGCCGGCCTCGACCCGAAACTGGTCCAGATAATCGGCCGATTGAAATACAGAACGAGTTACGGACAAAACGTCCTGCAGCACTCCATGGAAGTGGCTCACCTGTCCTCGCTTTTGGCGGAACAGCTGGGCGCTGACGTGACCGTGGCCAAAAAAGCGGGCTTCTTGCATGACATCGGCAAAGCCGTGGATCATGAAATCCAAGGCACTCACCCCGAGATCGGCAGAGACATTGCCAAAAAATTCAATCTGCCCGAGGAAATAATCATTCCGATTCTGACTCATCACGAAGATAAACCTACCACCTTGGAAGCGATTATCGTCAAAGCGGCCGACGCCATCAGCGGCGCCAGACCCGGAGCCAGAAAAGACACTTATGAAAATTATTTGCAGAGATTGGAAGAGCTGGAAAACATTGCCACCAAATTGGAAGGCGTGGAAAAAGCTTATGCCATTCAGGCCGGCCGAGAAATTCGAGTTTTCGTCCAGCCGGAAGTGATCAATGACATTGACGCTCACAAAATCGCTCAGCAAATAGCGAAGAACATTGAAGACGAGCTTAAATATCCGGGTGAAATCAAAGTCACTGTGATTAGAGAAAACAGAGTGATTGAGTACGCGCGATAA
- a CDS encoding S1 RNA-binding domain-containing protein, with protein sequence MSIATEASEFDNLLQDNKAFTQIPSVGDLIKGVVINSSHKEVLVDVAGLTTGVIRGRELYGGFETLSELQPGTEIEATVMELENEHGQMELSLRHAGFQKAWETLKEFMREGKIVPVKITDANKGGLLATLNHVSGFLPVSQLAPEHYPRIQGGDKTKILEKLKTYVGSKFEVKVLTVDEKQEKLIVSEKAAWEETQKDTLAKYKVGDVVEGKITAVTDFGAFVEFGENLEGLVHISELAWQRIDDPKELFKVGQPIKAEIINIDRSKIFLSIKKLQEDPWDGIEDKFKVGDVVEGTVLKTNPFGLFVELAEDIHGLAHISELTDKQISDPSEIAKPGDKLKFKIISLEPKDHRLGLSLRNDRPEKKEPEEKKPEEEDKKE encoded by the coding sequence ATGTCTATCGCAACAGAAGCCAGCGAATTCGACAATTTGCTGCAAGACAACAAAGCGTTCACCCAGATTCCCAGCGTCGGGGATTTGATTAAAGGAGTGGTTATAAATTCGTCTCACAAGGAAGTCCTGGTGGACGTAGCCGGCCTGACCACGGGCGTTATTCGAGGCCGAGAATTATACGGCGGATTCGAAACCTTAAGCGAGCTTCAGCCGGGCACTGAGATCGAGGCCACGGTCATGGAACTCGAAAACGAACATGGCCAGATGGAGCTTTCACTGCGCCATGCCGGTTTTCAAAAAGCTTGGGAAACATTGAAAGAATTCATGCGCGAAGGCAAGATAGTGCCCGTGAAAATCACGGACGCCAATAAAGGCGGTTTGCTCGCCACATTGAATCACGTTTCCGGGTTTTTGCCCGTTTCGCAATTGGCGCCGGAACATTATCCGAGAATTCAAGGCGGAGATAAAACGAAAATTCTGGAAAAACTGAAAACTTACGTGGGTTCAAAATTCGAAGTTAAAGTTTTAACCGTTGACGAGAAGCAAGAGAAACTGATCGTTTCGGAAAAAGCGGCTTGGGAAGAAACCCAAAAAGACACTTTGGCCAAATACAAAGTCGGCGACGTGGTGGAAGGAAAAATCACGGCGGTCACCGATTTCGGAGCCTTTGTGGAATTCGGCGAAAACCTCGAGGGTTTGGTGCATATTTCCGAATTAGCTTGGCAGAGAATCGATGATCCCAAGGAATTGTTTAAGGTGGGTCAACCGATCAAAGCCGAAATCATCAATATCGACCGCTCGAAAATCTTCTTGTCCATAAAGAAATTGCAAGAAGATCCTTGGGACGGTATCGAAGACAAATTCAAAGTCGGCGATGTCGTGGAAGGCACGGTCTTAAAGACCAATCCTTTCGGACTTTTCGTGGAACTCGCCGAAGACATTCACGGCTTGGCGCACATTTCCGAATTGACTGACAAGCAAATTTCCGATCCTTCCGAAATCGCCAAACCGGGCGACAAGCTGAAATTCAAAATAATCTCGCTCGAACCCAAAGATCATCGACTGGGATTGAGCTTGAGAAACGACAGGCCTGAAAAAAAGGAGCCTGAAGAAAAAAAGCCGGAAGAAGAAGATAAAAAAGAATAG
- a CDS encoding MBL fold metallo-hydrolase — MNISSFGHSCFKLTCKFEGKELVIITDPYDKSIGLRVPKMSADIVTVSHDHKDHSNSAAVSGNLENIPFVITQPGEYEIKKVFITGFNSWHDNEEGAKRGSNIIYRYDVEGMTVAHLGDLGCQLTEEQLDQLGDVDVLFIPVGGTYTLDAAGAAKVVREIDPRIVIPMHYREENLNYDLDSVNAFRKEMGGAAETEKKIKLSKKALPVEEIKIIILEK, encoded by the coding sequence ATGAATATTTCATCTTTCGGGCATTCCTGCTTCAAATTGACCTGCAAATTCGAGGGTAAGGAATTGGTGATTATCACCGACCCGTACGATAAAAGTATCGGACTTCGGGTGCCGAAAATGTCGGCGGATATCGTCACGGTCAGCCACGATCATAAAGATCATTCAAACAGCGCGGCTGTTTCCGGAAATCTCGAAAATATCCCGTTTGTCATCACTCAGCCGGGAGAATATGAAATAAAAAAGGTATTCATCACCGGTTTTAATTCTTGGCATGACAATGAAGAGGGCGCAAAGCGCGGATCAAACATTATTTATAGATATGACGTCGAAGGCATGACCGTGGCGCATCTGGGAGATCTGGGATGCCAGCTGACCGAAGAGCAATTGGATCAATTGGGAGATGTTGATGTATTGTTTATTCCCGTGGGCGGCACTTATACGCTGGACGCGGCGGGCGCGGCCAAAGTGGTGCGCGAAATAGACCCGAGAATCGTTATTCCCATGCATTATCGCGAAGAAAACTTGAATTATGATTTGGACAGCGTCAACGCTTTTCGAAAAGAAATGGGCGGCGCGGCCGAGACTGAGAAAAAGATAAAATTATCCAAAAAGGCTTTGCCGGTAGAAGAGATCAAAATTATAATTTTGGAAAAATAA
- the gyrA gene encoding DNA gyrase subunit A — translation MPKKDMKIKPVDEGGQSEPVAGKLIPQSLVEEMQKCYLDYAMSVIVSRALPDVRDGLKPVHRRILYAMWTLGLKYSGKFRKSATVVGEVLGKYHPHGDVAVYESMVRLAQYFSMRYTLVKGQGNFGSMDGDRAAAMRYTEAKLDAVAEELLFDIDKETVEFVPNYDGTQKEPLVLPAKLPNLLLNGMMGIAVGMATNIPPHNLTELCNGLVYLIENPDAYVEDLIKFIPGPDFPTGGLIFDSSEIKQAYATGRGKIVMRAKTEIVEEKSGQFRILVTEMPFQVNKATLLEKIADLVKDKKLEGIKDLRDESSKEGVRIVIELKKDTYPKKILNRLFQLTQLQSAFNVNMLALVDGIQPKVLTLKDILGEYLSHRRIVIRKRTEFELRKAEDRAHILEGLKIALDNIDAVIKLIKQSKDKEEAKIGLIKKFKLSERQAIAILEMRLQNLANLESLRVLEELKEKMALIKELKAILSSDKRISGIIKDELLEIKEKYGDERRTQIVPGGVGEFAQEDLVPNESTIVVITRDGYIKRVPPETFKSQKRGGKGVIGLATKEEDVVEQFFTTMTHNNLLFFTTRGRVFQLKSYDVPPSARTTKGQAIVNFLQLAPQEKISSVLVMEKLASTKYLMMVTKKGLIKKTPLSDFANVRRSGLIAIKLKDEDRLKWVKPTSGADQVFLVTSNGQSIRFDEKNVRAMGRSAAGVRGIRLKGEDKVIGMDVMDAKLSAGYELMVATELGYGKRTSIKQYKVQNRGGSGIRTAKVTSKNGKAIFGKVVDPKDRKERDIIIISQKGQVIRIPFTSIPSLGRDTQGVRIMRFKAAGDSVANIAFVQMPIEEK, via the coding sequence ATGCCAAAGAAAGACATGAAAATCAAACCGGTTGACGAGGGTGGCCAGAGCGAACCTGTCGCGGGCAAATTGATCCCTCAATCATTGGTTGAAGAAATGCAAAAATGCTATTTGGATTACGCGATGTCAGTCATCGTTTCCAGAGCATTGCCGGATGTGCGCGACGGATTGAAACCGGTTCATCGAAGAATTTTATACGCCATGTGGACGTTGGGGTTGAAATACTCGGGCAAATTCAGAAAATCCGCGACCGTGGTCGGCGAAGTGCTGGGTAAATACCATCCGCACGGCGACGTGGCCGTGTACGAATCAATGGTTCGTCTGGCTCAGTATTTTTCCATGAGATATACGTTGGTCAAAGGCCAAGGTAATTTCGGCTCAATGGATGGAGATCGCGCGGCGGCCATGAGGTACACGGAAGCCAAATTGGACGCGGTGGCCGAAGAATTGCTGTTTGATATTGATAAGGAAACCGTGGAATTCGTGCCAAATTACGACGGCACGCAAAAAGAACCTTTGGTTTTGCCGGCCAAGCTGCCGAATTTGCTTTTAAACGGCATGATGGGCATTGCCGTGGGCATGGCCACCAATATTCCGCCTCACAATTTAACGGAATTATGCAACGGTTTGGTGTATTTGATTGAAAATCCCGACGCTTACGTTGAAGACCTTATTAAATTCATTCCCGGACCGGATTTTCCGACCGGCGGTTTGATATTCGACAGCAGTGAAATCAAGCAGGCCTATGCCACGGGCAGAGGCAAAATCGTGATGCGCGCCAAGACCGAAATCGTCGAAGAAAAAAGCGGTCAATTTCGAATCTTGGTGACCGAAATGCCGTTTCAAGTCAATAAAGCCACTCTTTTGGAAAAAATCGCGGATTTGGTCAAGGACAAAAAATTGGAAGGCATCAAGGATTTACGAGACGAATCGTCGAAAGAAGGCGTTCGAATCGTTATCGAATTGAAAAAAGACACTTATCCGAAAAAAATATTGAATCGTTTGTTTCAATTGACACAATTGCAAAGCGCCTTCAACGTCAATATGTTGGCGTTGGTTGACGGCATTCAGCCGAAGGTGTTGACGCTCAAAGATATTTTGGGCGAATATCTTTCTCACCGCCGGATCGTGATCAGAAAAAGAACGGAATTCGAGTTGCGCAAGGCGGAAGATCGAGCGCATATCTTGGAAGGATTGAAAATCGCCCTTGATAATATCGACGCGGTCATCAAATTGATCAAACAGTCCAAAGATAAGGAAGAAGCGAAAATCGGTTTGATTAAAAAATTCAAACTCAGCGAACGCCAGGCCATTGCCATTTTGGAAATGAGATTGCAAAATCTCGCCAATTTGGAGAGTTTGAGGGTTTTGGAAGAATTGAAGGAAAAAATGGCCTTGATTAAAGAATTGAAAGCCATTTTAAGTTCCGATAAGAGGATTTCGGGCATTATCAAAGACGAACTGTTGGAAATTAAAGAAAAATACGGGGACGAGAGGCGCACGCAAATCGTGCCGGGCGGGGTGGGTGAATTCGCGCAAGAAGATTTGGTGCCCAATGAATCGACGATCGTGGTGATCACCAGAGACGGTTATATAAAAAGAGTGCCGCCGGAAACGTTCAAGTCTCAAAAAAGAGGAGGCAAGGGCGTGATCGGTTTGGCCACCAAAGAAGAGGACGTGGTCGAGCAATTCTTCACCACCATGACGCACAATAATTTATTGTTCTTCACCACTCGCGGACGAGTGTTTCAGCTCAAGTCATACGACGTGCCGCCAAGCGCCCGAACCACCAAAGGCCAGGCCATTGTTAATTTCCTGCAATTGGCGCCGCAAGAAAAAATTTCTTCTGTCTTGGTCATGGAAAAGTTGGCGAGCACCAAATATTTGATGATGGTGACCAAAAAAGGTTTGATTAAAAAAACTCCGCTTTCCGATTTCGCCAATGTCAGAAGATCCGGATTGATCGCCATCAAATTGAAAGACGAAGACAGATTGAAATGGGTCAAGCCGACTTCCGGCGCGGACCAAGTTTTCTTGGTGACCTCAAACGGCCAGTCCATTCGATTCGATGAGAAAAACGTCAGAGCCATGGGGCGTTCCGCGGCCGGCGTGCGCGGTATTCGTCTCAAAGGCGAGGACAAAGTGATCGGTATGGACGTTATGGACGCCAAGTTGTCAGCCGGTTATGAATTGATGGTGGCCACGGAACTGGGTTATGGCAAGAGAACGTCAATCAAGCAATATAAAGTTCAAAACAGAGGCGGTTCGGGTATCAGAACGGCTAAGGTCACTTCAAAGAACGGCAAAGCGATATTCGGCAAAGTGGTTGATCCCAAAGATCGCAAAGAACGAGACATTATTATCATTTCTCAAAAAGGTCAGGTGATCAGAATCCCGTTCACTTCCATTCCGAGCCTTGGTCGCGACACGCAGGGCGTTCGCATTATGCGATTTAAGGCGGCCGGGGACAGCGTGGCCAATATCGCGTTCGTGCAAATGCCGATTGAGGAAAAATAA
- a CDS encoding bifunctional oligoribonuclease/PAP phosphatase NrnA, protein MKILEKKILDKIDESRDVLIVCHRNPDADTIGAAAAFFYHCQTKKKNVVCFCADLTPESLKETRLVLINSILENELNKFQTIVCLDCGEIKQTGIADLIMNRDKTSTLINIDHHFTNNNYGDINIVKPESSSTSEIVYRLFKNNLIKLDKGSLNSLLTGIISDTTFFSNAATTQASMEISSELMSRGARIKAALQSLWKNKNFKTLKFWGRVFSGLKYNEKYKIAFAAVTEKDLADNFVDDDSVNGIANFLMNLYQPNIIVVLRETGEGKIKGSIRTTKDNIDVSKLAMALGGGGHRRASGFTLDGKIIKEDGHWRVV, encoded by the coding sequence ATGAAAATACTGGAAAAGAAAATTTTGGACAAGATTGACGAAAGCCGAGATGTTTTAATCGTCTGTCATAGAAATCCTGACGCGGACACCATCGGTGCGGCCGCGGCTTTTTTTTATCACTGCCAAACAAAGAAAAAAAACGTCGTCTGCTTTTGCGCGGATTTGACGCCCGAGTCATTGAAGGAAACACGACTGGTTTTAATCAATTCGATTCTTGAAAACGAATTAAACAAATTCCAAACCATTGTTTGTCTTGATTGCGGGGAAATCAAACAAACCGGCATTGCCGATTTAATAATGAACAGGGACAAAACCTCGACTTTGATAAATATCGATCATCATTTCACCAATAACAATTACGGCGATATCAATATCGTTAAACCCGAAAGCTCCTCCACTTCCGAAATCGTTTATCGATTATTTAAAAACAATCTAATCAAGCTGGACAAAGGATCGCTCAATTCGCTTTTGACCGGCATTATCTCGGACACCACCTTTTTTTCCAACGCGGCCACCACGCAAGCGAGCATGGAAATTTCCTCGGAATTAATGAGCCGAGGCGCCAGAATAAAAGCGGCCTTGCAAAGTTTATGGAAAAACAAAAACTTCAAGACTTTAAAATTTTGGGGCAGGGTCTTTTCCGGTTTGAAATACAATGAAAAATATAAAATCGCTTTCGCGGCCGTTACCGAAAAGGATTTGGCGGACAACTTCGTCGATGATGACTCGGTCAACGGCATTGCCAATTTCCTGATGAATTTGTATCAGCCGAACATCATAGTTGTTTTGAGAGAAACCGGGGAGGGAAAAATAAAAGGCAGTATCCGCACGACCAAAGACAATATCGACGTTTCCAAATTGGCCATGGCCCTCGGCGGCGGCGGACACAGACGCGCATCGGGATTCACCTTGGACGGAAAAATAATCAAAGAAGACGGACATTGGCGCGTGGTATAA
- the rbfA gene encoding 30S ribosome-binding factor RbfA: MHRKEKLDSLLSQEIAEIISRRLDAPLDFLITIANVDSSPDLESAKIHFSVLPDSKENEAKKFLILRSGEIKKWLAKGTRFRKIPKLRFVFEKTEKKAREIEEILNEIKDENTGKENFGQD, from the coding sequence ATGCATCGAAAAGAAAAATTGGACAGTCTTTTAAGCCAAGAAATCGCGGAAATCATCTCCAGGCGCCTTGACGCCCCGCTTGACTTTTTGATTACCATTGCTAATGTTGACAGTTCCCCCGACCTGGAAAGCGCAAAAATCCATTTCAGCGTTTTGCCGGACTCCAAGGAAAATGAAGCCAAAAAATTCCTCATTTTAAGAAGCGGGGAAATTAAAAAATGGCTGGCCAAGGGAACAAGGTTTCGAAAAATCCCCAAATTGCGTTTTGTTTTCGAAAAAACGGAAAAAAAGGCGCGGGAAATCGAAGAAATTCTTAATGAAATCAAAGATGAAAATACTGGAAAAGAAAATTTTGGACAAGATTGA